Part of the Portunus trituberculatus isolate SZX2019 chromosome 24, ASM1759143v1, whole genome shotgun sequence genome is shown below.
GCGATCCATTAGTGAGTTTTATCAGCAGGACTTGTTACCTTTAATTTATCGTTTTCATtggttattattcatttatcctgCAGTTTTTTTACGTTATATTCACTGTTTCCACGTTCTCTTCACGATGAGTAAGAAGCTCTATCAGgtctattattatttactttattttcgtaagctattcttttcattatttattcacacTTGGCTCGTATATTCACTGATAAGATTCTATCAGACCAGTTTCCGCATTTATATATACAGGTGCCTGAAGTGTACCTGCCTCGAAATTCTAATTAAGTATAGGTGCGATTTACGGTACACCTGCTGGACTGTGGACCGGTACAATTTGAACGGGCTGGTCACGGGTGTAGATAccggcgaaagagagagagatagagagagagtaggaggttCACTATGAGTCTTTACTGGCTTTACAGCGCATTAATTTCAAAAGGATAAACTCCACAAACACAGCAGCCTTATGTAAGATACGACTAATATGACtctaaataataagaaaaaaggctACACGCGACGCCTACACTGATAGCGCTGCGTGTGTATTGTATAAAAGAACATTAAGCAGTTCTGTAAAGCGTCGACACATTATCCCACTAACATACCAACAACAACCATCATCAATCATATATTAAACATTTAACTTTCCTCGCGTTCAACACATCAGATATCTTGACCAGAACAGGATTCTCTGCATAATATTAACAGCCGGAGTATCGCGTGTGTTGCAGCCCCAACATTAGGCTTTTAAGACGCCACGACAAGCACTTCTGACGACCGATGTACAAACGCAGGATGATTCATGAGCAATTAAAGCATTTAAGGGAGGATTTAGTGGCGGGACAAAATCGTCACTCGCTACAGCATTCAGTGATGTGTATGTGCCGTGGCCCGTACAGCGCACCCAGGCCCCGCCCACCACCTGCTGTCTGGATGTTGTAAGCATCAACAAGTGTACACTTTATATTCGCCACTTTACCTTCTTAATGGCTACAGATTTATGTTTAGCTAGATTGTGTTTCTAAAAGTCGGCCTTCGTGTGAAACTTTCAATATTCAAACGATACTTAGCAAAGTTTTGCAATCCAATCATTACATTGAAGGAATGGTACCTCAATACTCGTAAAATGTGCACGTGACATTTTAAGCCACGAAGACTTGAAATATTGCAGCTTACTAAAAGCCTCTTCTTAGTATTTATGAGGATCTGTCGGAGATCCGGATCACGGCGCGCCGCCCACATGGCACATGCTCCCTGATTTATTGGAGTTTTGTGAGCCGCGATCCAGAGCAGCTGATCCGCCCGATCCTCCTCAGCGGCTTGGTTGAAGCAGATCCACTAATATAATAATGAGCTTACTATAAATAACACTCAGAGAAGAAATCTTAAATAAATCAgagtatgaaagaaaacggtgaaGGAAAGGGGATATTTTGGTAAGAATCGCCTGGCGGGGAAGGCGTGCAGGCTACAGCCGTGTTGTCACACTCACTTGAGCTGGTCGAGGCACATGGTTCGTGGTTAGTCCTGGCACACCGCTCACCGTTCACAGCTTCACGACACTAGTCACAGATGTTTGTCCAGTGCGGGACTGGCCATAACACTACAACTGTCTACGTAACTCTTCAATCCACAACGAGATcaaacgccaccaccaccgacagaCAGCGGCACATGATCACACGCAGACGGCGCAGCTCACACAGATGCTATGCGTTCGATTCTTTGCAAACAATGTTCATGCACCTACCCTTGATGTTTTTCTTAAGGCCAAATTCAATCAAATATCAGTCTAGCAAATAATGATCAAGTATCTTATCGTAAAAACATTAATCTGTTTACCTACATCATGAATCCTGCAGTTATTAGCATCAAAACTAGTCACTGACACGACGTGATACGCAGTTTGAGTTCCCCTATATGTTTCGCGCGCATCTGTAAATGTAATTGATGCAAATTGATTGATTATGAAGAAAACATCACTGATAACTGAATAGCTAAAATGATACATGATATTACCAGAAGCAATGGCTTAGGAGTTATGTGACGGCCATCACAACCCTCGTTGATTCAGAGACTATTAACAAATGCCTTATTGACTCAGAGAATTTCGATTATCATTTTTGCTTGCGGTCCATCCGGCAAGAATGAAGTGCAGCTCTTAAAGATACTTATCATACGAGACTCTATTACTCCCCACAGCCtaacatttattttccattagCCCAACCAGTGGCACACAGCTGCGGCGCGCCGGATGTGTGGCTCAGGTGAGGGTTGGTTTTTATTTCTGCCATGGTATGCACATGTGTCTGACGCtgtctctgttgttgttgcaggGGGAAGCTGAAGCCGCTGAGTGACGTGGCGCTGGCCAAGAAGGAGAAGGCTCTTGGCCTGGAGCGTTGTGAGGCGGTGCTCTATCCTGCGCCCGCCATCACGCCCCTGCCCGTGCCCCAGATGGACGGGCGAGGCTCCAGAGCGTTGTGGGCGGGTATCAAGCCGCTGGAAGGCAACCACTACACCGTGGACCACTGCCAGCCCGTGGAGCAGAAGCCCGTGCGTCTTGATCTGCTGCCGCCCCACGACACCACCTACGACTACGCCGACTACAGCAGCGTCAACTACGCCAGCCCAGGCTACGCCACCCTCACCCCACGCCTTGACCACAGCCCGCGCCCTGCCCCTGCTGCCAGCTTCGAGAACGTGGGCTACGTGGGCGGAGatgaggcaggtgagggagggagcgtGGGCCCCGACGGGTGCGTGGTGACTGCCCCGCGTGCCGCCCGCCTCCTGGGCTCCCCCCGCCTGGTGTCTGGTGACCCCGACCAGCACCACTACGAGATGGTGACGCCCTCGCCCCGCCGCCACAAGTCCCTGGAGAGGGGCGGCGGCCGCCACCCGCCAGTCATCAGTGGCCCCACCAGTCTGGGCGCCGCCCGCCTGCCTCCCCTCAATGGCCGCCCGTCTCCGCGCTATAACCTCACCGCCCTCGCCACTGGCGCCCACACCCTCACGCCCAAGGTAGAAAACTGTTCGCGGGCGGAACGGCGCCATGCCCATGTCTCGCTGGATCGTGCAGGCAGCACAAGCACCTCCCTCGCCCCGGCTTCGCCCACCGACCACATCTACGCCTCGCCCATCACCTCCCCCGTAATCTAAGACGGCGAGGATTCCCTCGAAACAGCTAGTCCAGCGGGGTGCGCCGGTCCCGGCGGTGGGCGTCGCCCTCCGACCTGCGGGAGGCACTGCCTCACAACACACTGAGTCCATAATACCAAAGCCTAGCTTTAAGGACACTATATTCTTGAGTCTTAATATTAGATAGCGGCAGAATGGCGATGTGGCGAGGCCGCCCTCCTCAGCCCGCCCCGGCGGAGGCCACAGAGTTTATTAGTGATCTCATTAGTCGCCAGCGTCCAGCCCTGCGTGGCTGGCGGCGAGTCTGTAGTGATTAAGTACATGGGACCTTCAGAggtcattgttgttgtcatcttcACCTCTGTCCTCATTTTCTGCTTCATCAAGATCAGGAGACTGGTCTGTTGCTCCATGAAACTTCACCATTTCTGCAGTGCCATAacagcttcacacacacacacacacacacacacacacacacacacacacgagggacaCAGGCAGCGCCACGGGACGCCTGTCTTATCCCTCCCGGTCCAAGTTCTCACAGCATCATTCCATGTATAACAATATTTATTGCCACGTGTATATGTAACAGAGCTttacgtgtgtgtatataagatgtatgtgtgtattcatctttctttacaAATATTTGTGCAATTCTATCTTCAATTAGATGTCTTAAAATCACCATTgagttttattcatatattccttGCACGGTGAAAGAAGTATTGTGGAGGCAGGTTTGTGGCATATAATGTGCCGTACATCACCGACCCCCGCCCCTGTCGCCACCTGCAGGAGGCGTTTGTGCCGCCCACTCCTGAGGGCTGGGCTGGACAGCAGAatggtcattatttttttattgtgggtTTTAATCCATGACAACACTATTGAAGGCAGCCTCCTGACGCCATGTCTGTAGAGTCAGACActgccattttttttactatcaaaATAATCTGATAGTACTTTTTAGCATTCTATTCACTATGCTTAtttatacttctctctctctctctctctctctctctctctctctctctctctctctctctctctctctctcattagcaatCAGATAATTTAATCTCGGGGGCTCACCCGGCTCAGCAGTACTAATGAGGGGTAAGGCTTTACCTCGTTGAGTCCTAACGCCGCTATGTAAAACAAGTATTATGTGCCTCACTCCCTGGTAACCTTCTACATTTACAGTAACGAGTGGCCCATTCTTGTCTTGCGTAAGATTTATTATGCTAATCATCCATACGGCCTTGAGTAAGTAAAGGAAGCAGTCGCTAGATGTCGCCTCAAATCGGAGCCCGCCAACAGGAACTACgcgttattactctctctctctctctctctctctctctctctctctctctctctctctctctcaaataggaCAAAGGAAGAATGGTTTGTTTTTAAAGGAGACAAGAGAAACCAGAACGTTTTTCCTTAAAAATAGTTTTCACGGGAAActataggaaaaaatatatctatCCATTTTCTGTCTTATTTCAACATAGactataataaataagaaattatcCCATACCTCAGCGTTAGTTATTCTTAAagctgaaaaagagagaggtaaggaaaaggtggACTGAAGAAAGAACCGTTTGACATATATGGAGTACTTTTTGGTTTACGATAGAAATAATTATCTAAACAGTAACAAGAAATGTATAAATGGAGGCAACTCAAGGGGCTACTAAAGACTCTGTGCAGACGTGCAATGAAAGCATGTTGGAGTGGGACAGGAAGATGTCCATCAATCAATCAGCCTGCTTGAACGTCGGCGTCCTCCTGTTTCCATGGTTACATAGAGAATATGATCCAAGTTGCCACAAAGGTTCGGAATGTGGTAGGAATACGTAACACTATTGAATTAATAGATACGTGTTACTACATTTCTCAATCACAGAGTAGCCTGGTTAAATATACACGGCATTTGAAGACTTAAACCCATGACgcgtttcatattcatcctggtgactatttggtgattttatacagcttcaggaactcatatgggggattaaaatagtgaggactggccattaaacttctgacctccatagatcctttctaatgtcaaaaaatggtctaatcgtacacaaatctcaaggtaaaaatgtgtcccagtactgaaggggttaagaagttCACTAGCGTTCAATATCACAAGAAGGAAAGTCATGGAAGTTTATAGAATCCCGGAGGTGTCTGAGGCTGTGCGCTGCGGTACTGTCACTTATAGTAATGCTGTGTTGACACTTGTGAGCTGCGGGCCCGTGGTGCTCACATTGTGGTGCTGCACGTCTCAACACCAACACACTCTGAGCAAGGTTGTGTGATCACCTTTGGTCTCTTGGCATGGAAAAGCCTCAGATATTAGTGTACGCGGAGAAGAGCCTAAACTACAGTGCCTTCGACGTGAAATGGGTGCCGAGGTCCGCTAAGGTGGTGGCCCTGGGAAGTCACCCACGAGGGACTGGGGCGCTGCAGGTGAGATTAAATGCCTTGTGGTCACTTATAATAGAACTTTCTCCCCAATATTACGATACGAAGTGATACTgaaatactattattttttttcatctgagagctaggttatgttaggttaggtgtagAATCATTCACTTCATTAATTTCATTGCTTATCCCTTCGCCGTGTACATCACAATTTTAAAAAAGTGTCATATTTTACAGATAAATGAACGAGTAGTGTCTGTAAATTAGGTTGCTTTCGTAATCTCCTCCCACCAAGATAAACCCGACAAccaacctaacctgagagtTTGCTCGGAAACAGTAGACAATCAATATTATGGGACTTTTTTACTAGTGATCTAGCTCAACAGTTATCTTAGGAAGCAGTTATGAGACTTGTTATCTGGGCAGGTGTACGAGCTGAATGATGGCAAACTGGAGCTGGTACATGATGTGGAGCGGTCCAAGGCTCTCAAGTGTGGTAAGGACACCCACTCACACtctgcttaacctcttcagtactaggatgcaTTTTTAGGTTTactttgcttactatctggtgatttcatacaacttcagaaacttatgtggggattaaaatagtgaagactgtagtcattaatcttctgacttccatagacctttgctaatgtcaataaaatggtctaaatcatacacaaatcttaaggtaaagatgtgtaccagtactgaagaggttaatattttTCTCATGAATTAATATTATATAGAAAGAAGTTTATATTCCATCACTATTTGACATGCCCATAATACTTTCTGATATTTAATTTATGAGATTATGTATACCTCTCCATATCTGAAAATAATGATTGCCCCACTTCACCACAGGAACATTTGGTGCGTCCACCCTGGAGGAGCGACATCTTTGTGCGGGAGACTTTGATGGCAAGATGGAAATCACGGACCTGCAGAATCCATCATTGCCAATATACTCTGTCCAGGCACACAGTCAGATTGTAAACACTATTGCTGGAGTAGGAGGACTCAACATTGGCAAGGGTATTATGGTGCAttgattgtatttttctttttaacataaACATATCCATACCTTCAAATGCTAATCTTatgctctcttctctttcctctatatGATTGCATTTGACTCATTTGCCATATCCTTTTGccctttttttattgaattCCTTTAAACCTATTGATCCATTCCTACTTTCTCAAGCTTGGTCCCACACAGCTGGCACATCATGCCATTCCACATGTTGTTTCCTCTTAATTCCCAACTCTTCATTTAGATCACATTGAGGTGCTTTCACTTGCACCCAGTCTGAGAAAAGTGAATATTTTGTGATACATACAcatc
Proteins encoded:
- the LOC123508240 gene encoding uncharacterized protein LOC123508240, coding for MSSVVPELFLWEQSVNSSCGGRMECDSLYELGPPPDMILKIPPPPIPPFMENFVARLAAEGVDVRPDQGSGLAEDQKSCSLCQWADGNGVGYVELAQKGPLIDDTWFLVIISSCVAATLLGIILAIAFLKYREGKLKPLSDVALAKKEKALGLERCEAVLYPAPAITPLPVPQMDGRGSRALWAGIKPLEGNHYTVDHCQPVEQKPVRLDLLPPHDTTYDYADYSSVNYASPGYATLTPRLDHSPRPAPAASFENVGYVGGDEAGEGGSVGPDGCVVTAPRAARLLGSPRLVSGDPDQHHYEMVTPSPRRHKSLERGGGRHPPVISGPTSLGAARLPPLNGRPSPRYNLTALATGAHTLTPKVENCSRAERRHAHVSLDRAGSTSTSLAPASPTDHIYASPITSPVI